In Pelosinus sp. UFO1, one genomic interval encodes:
- a CDS encoding small basic family protein — MALPLIGLIVGIIIGAFFPLTIPVEYAKFMSVALLASLDSVFGGLRAGAEEKFDNTVFITGFFTNALMAAGLVYIGERLGIDLYYVALLAFGLRIFQNLAIIRRYFLRK; from the coding sequence ATGGCTTTACCGTTAATTGGACTTATTGTTGGGATTATTATTGGGGCCTTTTTTCCATTAACCATACCCGTCGAGTATGCTAAATTTATGTCAGTTGCACTACTAGCTTCTCTGGATTCAGTATTTGGTGGTCTTAGAGCTGGTGCTGAGGAGAAGTTTGATAATACAGTGTTTATTACTGGCTTCTTCACAAATGCGTTAATGGCAGCAGGCTTAGTTTACATTGGAGAACGCTTGGGTATTGATTTATACTATGTAGCATTATTAGCATTTGGGTTGCGTATATTTCAAAATCTGGCAATTATTCGTCGTTATTTTTTAAGAAAATAA
- a CDS encoding DUF881 domain-containing protein, with protein MLHLKQGQAAIAFVCVVLGFMLAVQFRTTQDIRSSIPFQRIEDLSQRLSQTEKERDILLKQVHELRQATEVGSVTKEVENIKMGAGVVAVSGTGLVITIDDSKRLSKPGENPNLYLIHDEDMLKVINELWAAGAEAISINGQRLIATSEIRCAGPTLSVNNTRYSPPYEILVIGEPQTLENSLKMRGGVIETLQFWGISVSVKKQDMVQIPAYKGAFRFEYAKPVKEGGK; from the coding sequence TTGCTACATCTTAAACAGGGACAGGCTGCTATTGCTTTTGTTTGTGTAGTGCTGGGATTCATGCTAGCAGTACAATTTCGCACGACACAGGATATTCGATCAAGTATTCCTTTTCAGCGTATTGAAGACTTATCGCAACGCTTAAGCCAGACTGAAAAGGAACGTGATATACTACTCAAGCAGGTTCATGAATTGCGTCAAGCGACAGAAGTAGGATCGGTAACAAAAGAAGTTGAGAATATTAAAATGGGTGCTGGTGTGGTTGCGGTTTCTGGTACAGGCCTTGTCATAACCATCGATGATAGTAAAAGATTATCAAAACCAGGGGAAAATCCGAACTTATATTTAATTCATGATGAAGATATGCTTAAAGTAATTAACGAACTATGGGCAGCTGGTGCTGAGGCTATTTCTATTAATGGACAAAGATTGATTGCTACTTCAGAAATACGATGCGCTGGGCCAACCTTATCAGTGAATAACACACGCTATTCACCACCATATGAGATATTAGTAATTGGTGAACCACAAACCCTAGAAAATTCTCTTAAAATGAGGGGCGGAGTAATAGAAACATTACAGTTCTGGGGCATTTCGGTAAGTGTTAAAAAACAGGATATGGTACAAATACCAGCATATAAAGGTGCCTTTCGTTTTGAATATGCTAAACCGGTAAAGGAAGGTGGAAAGTAA
- the ftsA gene encoding cell division protein FtsA translates to MDGRYILGIDIGTSTIKVFIGTLDTNGNVLVAGSGTAPTVGFKKGIFSDPKLLAMTIKQAVDCAVGATDICVKDAYIGISGIEIKAVNSLGSVSPLLTDQITQDDISRGKRAATFVAVTEDHEVLHVLPQKFFVDKQRVELPLQENGSHLEVQAHIVSIPKKILNSLVNAIEELGINVVNVVVNSIVVTENIKSTSSGNFLLMDIGAGTTELTLYQEGYVFLSASLPLGGDYITSDIMQGISISWNHAEEIKKYYAKLDKQLRGQEITLDCNAYNTTDKHIPYDFLNDIVESRVSEIIYLLSDYLKLSLEEIQIGKVFLTGGCGAMPSFIECIGTTFGVPVEIIHPSDLPPEYSSPGNTACYSIVKYAVKNLSKPQVAPGSNAWQRLMNRCNKFFKN, encoded by the coding sequence ATGGATGGCAGATATATCTTAGGGATTGATATAGGGACAAGCACTATTAAGGTATTTATTGGTACATTAGATACTAATGGAAACGTTTTAGTTGCTGGTAGTGGAACCGCGCCGACAGTAGGTTTTAAAAAGGGTATATTTTCTGATCCTAAGTTACTTGCGATGACAATTAAACAAGCGGTTGATTGCGCAGTTGGAGCTACTGATATTTGCGTGAAAGATGCTTATATTGGTATTAGCGGCATAGAAATTAAAGCCGTTAATAGTTTGGGAAGTGTTTCTCCTTTACTTACTGATCAGATTACACAGGATGACATAAGTCGTGGGAAGCGCGCAGCTACATTTGTTGCTGTTACAGAAGATCACGAAGTTCTACATGTGTTGCCGCAAAAGTTTTTTGTTGATAAACAAAGGGTTGAATTACCATTACAAGAAAATGGCTCTCATTTAGAGGTACAAGCCCATATAGTAAGCATACCTAAAAAAATTCTCAACAGCTTAGTTAATGCTATCGAAGAGTTAGGTATAAATGTTGTAAATGTGGTAGTAAATTCTATTGTCGTTACGGAAAATATAAAATCTACTAGTAGTGGCAACTTTTTACTTATGGATATCGGGGCAGGGACGACAGAGTTAACGCTATATCAGGAAGGATATGTCTTTTTGTCAGCATCATTACCCTTAGGCGGAGATTACATTACGAGTGATATCATGCAAGGTATTTCCATTTCTTGGAATCATGCTGAAGAAATAAAAAAATATTATGCGAAGCTGGATAAACAATTACGAGGACAGGAAATTACGTTAGATTGTAATGCTTATAATACAACAGATAAACACATTCCATATGATTTTTTAAACGATATTGTTGAAAGTCGTGTCTCGGAAATTATCTATTTATTATCTGATTACTTAAAGCTATCGTTAGAAGAGATTCAAATCGGAAAAGTGTTTCTAACTGGTGGATGTGGAGCTATGCCAAGCTTTATAGAGTGTATAGGGACAACCTTTGGGGTTCCAGTTGAAATTATACATCCTAGCGATTTGCCTCCAGAATATAGTTCACCTGGAAATACTGCTTGTTATAGTATAGTAAAATATGCTGTGAAAAATCTGTCCAAGCCTCAGGTTGCTCCTGGTAGTAACGCTTGGCAACGATTGATGAATAGGTGTAATAAATTTTTTAAGAATTAA
- a CDS encoding cell division protein FtsQ/DivIB translates to MREQEPLQYMSKDKGSILGQRFVGLILVLVILIAGLLFIKSSYFTVGAVVVEGNHYVTVEDVYQIAEIPEKLNIFNLNAADIRTRLLHDLRISEVDVSRKFPATIVISIKERKPTAYVAGSYGFLELDQQGVVLAVVKNIKKMNVPIITGIRLDDEYVGDKIENPEIKSILYYLSLLNEDVLNQISEVNATSPEQINAYTISSVHIRLGSSDRLSDKAKLTNDILYEIGNKKMMVEYLDLTYASPFIKIKQLN, encoded by the coding sequence ATGAGAGAACAAGAACCATTGCAGTATATGTCAAAAGATAAAGGATCAATACTGGGTCAAAGGTTTGTTGGACTTATTTTAGTCCTAGTTATCCTAATTGCAGGACTGTTATTTATCAAATCATCTTATTTTACAGTGGGGGCAGTGGTGGTGGAAGGCAATCACTATGTAACAGTAGAAGATGTATATCAGATAGCAGAGATACCTGAGAAATTAAATATCTTTAATTTAAATGCTGCGGATATAAGAACCCGTTTGCTTCACGATTTGAGGATTTCAGAAGTTGATGTATCAAGAAAATTTCCAGCTACTATTGTTATTAGCATAAAAGAACGCAAGCCTACGGCATATGTTGCTGGTAGTTATGGTTTTTTAGAATTAGATCAGCAGGGGGTTGTTCTGGCAGTAGTTAAAAATATCAAAAAGATGAATGTGCCAATTATTACGGGAATTCGATTGGATGATGAATATGTAGGTGATAAAATTGAAAATCCAGAAATTAAGAGTATTTTGTATTATTTATCGCTACTAAATGAAGATGTTTTAAATCAGATTTCTGAAGTTAATGCTACATCCCCAGAGCAAATCAATGCATATACGATTTCATCAGTGCATATTCGTTTAGGGAGTAGTGATAGATTGTCTGATAAGGCAAAGCTAACTAATGATATATTGTATGAGATTGGTAATAAAAAAATGATGGTAGAATATCTTGATCTTACGTATGCTTCACCGTTTATTAAGATAAAACAGTTAAATTAA
- a CDS encoding D-alanine--D-alanine ligase, protein MKDKKIAVVMGGPSAEREVSLNTGKAILAALKESNYNAVGIDLEPTRFVEQLTEEGIEVVFNAIHGQYGEDGILQGALELLGIPYTGSGVLSSAMAMDKGISKRMFLSADIPTPRSLLFTKADMDRDLVAEIVTEFSIPVVVKSSSQGSSIGVVIVEKNGDLLEAVQQAFKYSDTILIEEFVKGRELTVAVWGNKEPEALPIIEIVPHSGRYDYHSKYTSGATEYIVPAELNKATSTLVQKIAIEAFLILGCSGIARVDIMLDSNDRPYVLEVNTIPGMTATSLVPKAAAAAGITFPALCERLLCMVTNK, encoded by the coding sequence ATGAAAGATAAGAAAATTGCAGTGGTAATGGGAGGGCCATCCGCTGAAAGAGAGGTTTCTTTAAACACTGGTAAAGCAATTTTAGCTGCACTTAAAGAGTCAAACTATAATGCAGTAGGTATTGATCTTGAACCAACTCGATTTGTAGAGCAATTAACTGAGGAAGGGATTGAGGTTGTATTTAATGCGATTCATGGTCAATATGGTGAAGATGGAATATTGCAGGGGGCATTGGAACTTTTAGGAATTCCTTATACTGGATCAGGTGTGTTATCTAGTGCAATGGCTATGGATAAAGGGATATCTAAAAGAATGTTTTTATCTGCAGACATCCCAACCCCACGCTCTCTTTTATTTACAAAGGCTGATATGGACCGAGATTTAGTCGCGGAAATTGTAACGGAATTTAGTATTCCAGTTGTTGTAAAATCATCATCACAAGGATCTAGTATTGGTGTCGTTATTGTTGAGAAAAATGGCGATTTATTAGAAGCTGTTCAACAAGCTTTCAAATATAGTGATACTATTTTAATTGAAGAATTTGTAAAAGGTAGAGAACTAACGGTTGCTGTTTGGGGAAACAAGGAACCAGAGGCGTTACCTATTATTGAAATTGTACCTCATTCAGGTCGTTATGATTACCATTCTAAATATACAAGTGGTGCAACAGAGTACATTGTACCAGCTGAGCTGAATAAAGCAACTTCTACTCTTGTACAAAAAATAGCAATTGAGGCTTTTCTTATATTAGGATGTAGTGGTATTGCAAGGGTTGATATTATGCTTGATAGTAATGATAGGCCTTATGTGTTAGAAGTAAATACAATACCTGGAATGACAGCTACCAGCTTAGTTCCAAAAGCAGCAGCAGCAGCAGGAATAACATTCCCCGCATTATGTGAGCGATTGTTGTGCATGGTAACGAACAAGTAG
- the murA gene encoding UDP-N-acetylglucosamine 1-carboxyvinyltransferase has protein sequence MEKFIVKGEVQLNGTIRMSGAKNAILPIMAATLLCSGISIIHDVPYLRDINVMQDILALLGAKITREKNTLVIDTTTIQDTEIPEHLMREMRASVFLMGPMLGRFHKVRMSYPGGCAIGPRPIDLHIKALEKIGADVKEGFGFIEAQTNCLTGGEINFDYPSVGATENAMMAAVLAKGSTIIRNAAREPEIYDLQVFLNKMGAKVMGAGSDIIRIDGTNKLTATEHIVMSDRIQAGTFLVAGAITRGDVMVENILSEHLFSVTDKLKEMGVQITTGKNYIRVQGGDLRGVDIKTLPYPGFPTDLQAPMLSLVTNGKGTSIITETIFENRFKHVDELIRMGAKIKVEGRTAIIRGIPKLTGAIVAAHDLRAGGALVLAALAAEGTSEIENVYHIDRGYEALEEKLRSLGANISRHKKD, from the coding sequence ATGGAGAAATTTATCGTCAAGGGAGAGGTACAATTAAATGGAACAATTAGAATGAGTGGAGCTAAAAATGCCATATTACCAATTATGGCAGCAACACTTTTATGTTCCGGAATAAGTATTATTCATGACGTTCCCTATTTACGGGATATTAACGTCATGCAGGACATCTTAGCATTACTAGGTGCGAAGATTACTAGAGAAAAGAATACATTAGTAATTGATACAACTACTATACAAGATACGGAAATTCCAGAACATTTAATGAGAGAGATGCGTGCATCCGTCTTTCTAATGGGACCAATGTTAGGCAGATTTCACAAAGTAAGAATGTCATACCCTGGTGGCTGTGCAATTGGGCCACGACCCATTGATTTGCATATTAAGGCTTTAGAAAAAATTGGTGCCGATGTTAAAGAAGGATTTGGCTTTATTGAGGCGCAAACCAATTGTTTAACAGGCGGTGAAATTAATTTTGACTATCCTAGTGTAGGAGCCACTGAAAATGCGATGATGGCTGCAGTACTAGCAAAAGGATCAACGATTATACGAAATGCTGCCCGTGAACCTGAGATCTATGACTTGCAAGTGTTTCTTAATAAAATGGGCGCAAAAGTAATGGGCGCTGGCTCTGATATTATTAGAATTGATGGTACGAATAAACTTACTGCTACTGAGCACATTGTAATGTCTGATCGTATCCAGGCTGGCACTTTCCTTGTAGCAGGAGCCATCACTCGTGGCGATGTGATGGTAGAAAATATCTTATCAGAGCATTTATTTTCAGTGACGGATAAACTAAAAGAAATGGGTGTGCAAATTACTACTGGGAAAAATTATATTCGTGTGCAGGGTGGAGATCTGCGTGGTGTTGATATAAAAACATTGCCATACCCTGGGTTTCCTACGGATTTGCAAGCGCCAATGCTTTCCTTGGTCACCAATGGCAAAGGCACGAGTATTATAACGGAAACTATTTTTGAAAATCGATTTAAACACGTAGATGAATTGATTCGTATGGGAGCCAAGATTAAAGTGGAAGGTCGTACTGCCATAATACGCGGTATACCAAAATTGACAGGCGCCATTGTTGCAGCACATGATCTAAGGGCTGGTGGAGCATTAGTTCTTGCCGCTTTGGCTGCTGAAGGAACTTCTGAAATAGAGAATGTCTATCATATCGATCGAGGATATGAAGCATTAGAGGAAAAGCTAAGAAGCTTGGGGGCTAATATCTCACGGCATAAAAAGGACTAG
- the ftsZ gene encoding cell division protein FtsZ, giving the protein MLELDMDLDRFAAIKVIGVGGGGNNAVNRMIAAGLHGVEFITVNTDAQALMHSQAAYRIQIGEKLTKGLGAGANPDIGEKAAQESREDIIKALRGADMVFVTAGMGGGTGTGAAPVVAECAKEVGALTVGVVTKPFSFEGRRRQAQAEVGTAKLKEKVDTLITIPNDRLLQVADKRTSMIDAFRIADDVLRQGVQGISDLIAVPGLINLDFADVKTIMTDTGSALMGIGYGSGDNRAVAAAEAAIKSPLLETSIEGAKGVLLNITGGPSLGLLEVNEAAAIISDAVDPEANIIFGAVIDENFQDEVRVTVIATGFDGRPLNLAAGKIESTTIEPFKVRDLDIPTWMRR; this is encoded by the coding sequence ATGCTTGAATTAGATATGGATTTAGATCGATTTGCTGCAATTAAAGTAATTGGTGTAGGCGGCGGCGGTAACAATGCTGTAAATCGTATGATTGCTGCTGGTTTGCATGGTGTTGAATTTATAACTGTAAATACAGATGCCCAGGCGTTAATGCACTCTCAGGCTGCTTATCGCATACAAATTGGTGAAAAACTAACTAAGGGACTTGGGGCAGGCGCGAATCCAGATATTGGTGAAAAAGCAGCCCAAGAAAGTCGCGAAGATATTATTAAGGCTTTACGCGGTGCAGATATGGTGTTTGTTACAGCGGGAATGGGAGGCGGCACTGGTACTGGTGCAGCTCCAGTTGTTGCCGAATGTGCTAAAGAAGTGGGAGCCTTAACTGTTGGTGTCGTTACAAAACCATTTTCTTTTGAAGGCCGCAGACGTCAAGCTCAAGCTGAAGTTGGAACTGCTAAATTAAAGGAAAAGGTAGATACTCTTATTACTATACCAAATGATCGGTTGTTGCAAGTAGCTGATAAACGTACTTCTATGATAGATGCTTTTCGTATTGCCGATGATGTATTAAGACAAGGTGTACAAGGTATATCTGATTTAATTGCAGTACCAGGACTCATTAATTTAGATTTTGCGGATGTCAAAACCATTATGACTGATACGGGCTCAGCGCTCATGGGAATTGGCTATGGTTCAGGTGACAATCGAGCTGTAGCTGCAGCAGAAGCAGCAATAAAGAGTCCTTTGTTAGAGACTTCGATTGAAGGAGCTAAAGGTGTTTTATTGAATATTACTGGCGGACCAAGCTTAGGTTTATTAGAAGTGAACGAGGCTGCTGCTATTATTTCTGATGCTGTTGATCCAGAAGCGAATATCATATTTGGTGCAGTTATTGATGAAAACTTCCAAGATGAAGTACGAGTTACAGTGATTGCTACAGGGTTTGATGGTAGACCTCTGAATTTAGCTGCAGGAAAAATTGAGAGTACAACAATAGAACCTTTTAAGGTTCGCGACCTAGATATACCAACGTGGATGAGACGTTAA